A genomic segment from Janibacter sp. DB-40 encodes:
- a CDS encoding RNA degradosome polyphosphate kinase, which translates to MSDRSAVKASRQDAERRPRSADVTISSASPASTPELRPRAANGRFVRTTDAQADGAHDLPGDRFLDREISWLQFNERVLQLAADETVPLLERARFLAIFASNLDEFFMVRVAGLKRRIATGIAVRSTSGLEPREVLEQVARIAHDLTAMQTRIFEESVRPALEDEGISIVRWDAIEQSEKDRLEEMFLNQIYPVLTPLAVDPAHPFPYISGLSLNLAVILINPKTDKEHFARIKMPPSLPRFLQVRRASATVTSDLFEARFVPLEDVIAAHLDRLFPGMEVHEHYSFRVTRNEDLEVEEDDAENLLAALEKELTRRRFGPPVRLEVEHDLDDHVMELLSREIGVTHEEVYRLPGPLDLRGLNEIADIDRTDLHFAPFVAGTNADLAPAESSKAADLFGRISRQDVLLHHPYDSFSTSVQAFIEQAAADPHVLAIKQTLYRTSGDSPIVDALIDAAEAGKQVLAVVEIKARFDEQNNIEWARKLEHAGVHVVYGIVGLKTHGKLALVVRQEADGLKRYCHVGTGNYNPKTARLYEDMGLLTADPEVGEDLTRLFNQLSGVAPRTKFKRLLVAPRTAREGLLDRIGKQVERQARSGDGYVGIKANSLVDEATIDALYRASTAGVSIDIWIRGICTIRPGIAGLSENIRVHSVLGRFLEHSRVFLFGRGADREAWIGSADLMHRNLDRRVEAMVRIVDPGHVEQLFDVVERAMSGDYAHWSLAGDGRWTRIHQGGDGQPLPDIQAAFIAMHAKRRRKARR; encoded by the coding sequence ATGTCCGACAGGTCCGCCGTCAAGGCCTCGCGCCAGGACGCCGAGCGCCGGCCCCGATCCGCCGACGTGACGATCTCCTCGGCGTCGCCGGCATCGACGCCGGAGCTGCGCCCGCGCGCGGCCAACGGCCGCTTCGTGCGCACCACCGACGCGCAGGCCGACGGGGCCCACGACCTGCCGGGCGACCGCTTCCTCGACCGTGAGATCAGCTGGCTGCAGTTCAACGAGCGGGTGCTCCAGCTCGCCGCGGACGAGACCGTCCCGCTGCTCGAGCGCGCCCGGTTCCTCGCGATCTTCGCCAGCAACCTCGACGAGTTCTTCATGGTCCGGGTCGCCGGGCTCAAGCGCCGCATCGCCACGGGCATCGCGGTGCGCAGCACCTCCGGGCTCGAGCCCCGTGAGGTGCTGGAGCAGGTCGCCCGCATCGCCCACGACCTCACCGCGATGCAGACGCGGATCTTCGAGGAGAGCGTGCGTCCGGCCCTCGAGGACGAGGGCATCAGCATCGTGCGTTGGGACGCCATCGAGCAATCCGAGAAGGACCGACTCGAGGAGATGTTCCTCAACCAGATCTACCCGGTCCTCACGCCGCTGGCCGTCGACCCGGCCCACCCCTTCCCCTACATCTCGGGGCTCTCGCTCAACCTCGCCGTCATCCTCATCAACCCCAAGACGGACAAGGAGCACTTCGCGCGGATCAAGATGCCGCCCTCGCTCCCGCGCTTCCTGCAGGTGCGGCGGGCGAGCGCCACCGTGACCTCCGACCTCTTCGAGGCCCGCTTCGTCCCGCTCGAGGACGTCATCGCGGCCCACCTCGACCGGCTCTTCCCCGGCATGGAGGTCCACGAGCACTACTCCTTCCGGGTCACCCGCAACGAGGACCTCGAGGTCGAGGAGGACGACGCCGAGAACCTCCTGGCCGCACTGGAGAAGGAGCTGACCCGCCGCCGGTTCGGCCCACCGGTGCGCCTCGAGGTCGAGCACGACCTGGACGACCACGTCATGGAGCTGCTCAGCCGCGAGATCGGCGTGACCCACGAGGAGGTCTACCGGCTCCCCGGACCGCTGGACCTGCGCGGGCTGAACGAGATCGCCGACATCGACCGGACCGACCTGCACTTCGCCCCCTTCGTCGCCGGGACCAACGCCGACCTCGCGCCCGCGGAGTCCTCGAAGGCGGCCGACCTCTTCGGGCGGATCTCGCGGCAGGACGTGCTGCTGCACCACCCCTACGACTCCTTCTCGACGTCCGTGCAGGCCTTCATCGAGCAGGCGGCCGCCGACCCGCACGTGCTGGCGATCAAGCAGACGCTCTACCGCACGTCCGGTGACAGCCCGATCGTCGACGCCCTCATCGACGCCGCCGAGGCGGGCAAGCAGGTCCTCGCGGTCGTCGAGATCAAGGCCCGCTTCGACGAGCAGAACAACATCGAGTGGGCGCGCAAGCTCGAGCACGCCGGCGTCCACGTGGTCTACGGGATCGTCGGGCTGAAGACCCACGGCAAGCTCGCGCTCGTCGTGCGCCAGGAGGCCGACGGGCTCAAGCGCTACTGCCACGTCGGGACGGGCAACTACAACCCCAAGACCGCCCGTCTCTACGAGGACATGGGCCTGCTCACCGCCGACCCCGAGGTCGGCGAGGACCTCACCCGGCTGTTCAACCAGCTCTCCGGGGTGGCCCCGCGCACGAAGTTCAAGCGCCTCCTCGTGGCCCCGCGCACCGCCCGTGAGGGCCTGCTCGACCGCATCGGCAAGCAGGTCGAGCGGCAGGCGCGCTCGGGTGACGGCTATGTCGGCATCAAGGCCAACTCGCTCGTCGACGAGGCGACCATCGACGCCCTCTACCGCGCCAGCACCGCGGGCGTCAGCATCGACATCTGGATCCGCGGGATCTGCACCATCCGCCCGGGCATCGCCGGGCTGAGCGAGAACATCCGCGTGCACTCGGTCCTGGGCCGTTTCCTGGAGCACTCCCGCGTCTTCCTCTTCGGCCGGGGCGCCGACCGCGAGGCGTGGATCGGCAGCGCCGACCTGATGCACCGCAATCTCGACCGCCGCGTCGAGGCCATGGTCAGGATCGTCGACCCGGGCCACGTCGAGCAGCTCTTCGACGTGGTCGAGCGGGCGATGTCCGGCGACTACGCGCACTGGAGCCTCGCCGGCGACGGGCGCTGGACCCGGATCCACCAGGGCGGGGACGGGCAGCCGCTGCCGGACATCCAGGCAGCCTTCATCGCGATGCACGCCAAGCGTCGCCGCAAGGCGCGGCGCTGA
- the mshD gene encoding mycothiol synthase encodes MTTQVTPFARLDPEHLATVRAAAEETTAADGVAPLSEAFLLGLPREGEHLVATDEGVFAGYAQTAADGAVEAFVIPPARAKGVGSALLTAALERRPDARPWAHGDLPASRALAASLCLSVVRELLVLSRPVADGDEVDPTLPEGFTHRAFEPGRDDDALLAVNAAAFATHPEQGDLDAAGLAERMEQPWFEAEGLILVEAVADGATAGHGLAGFHWTKVDPPDGDVGEVYVVGVHPDLHGRGLGGPLTRLGLAHLARRGVREVELYVEGDNHPALATYRRVGFERKAVHVMYSPVVHDTVG; translated from the coding sequence ATGACCACCCAGGTCACCCCCTTCGCCCGGCTCGACCCGGAGCACCTCGCGACGGTGCGTGCCGCAGCCGAGGAGACCACCGCCGCCGACGGCGTCGCGCCGCTGAGCGAGGCCTTCCTGCTCGGCCTGCCCCGCGAGGGCGAGCACCTCGTCGCCACCGACGAAGGGGTCTTCGCCGGCTACGCGCAGACCGCGGCCGACGGCGCGGTCGAGGCATTCGTCATCCCGCCCGCCCGGGCGAAGGGGGTCGGTTCCGCCCTCCTGACCGCCGCTCTCGAGCGTCGCCCCGACGCCCGCCCCTGGGCGCACGGCGACCTTCCCGCCTCCCGGGCGCTCGCCGCCTCACTGTGCCTGTCGGTCGTGCGCGAGCTGCTCGTGCTCTCCCGGCCGGTCGCCGACGGCGACGAGGTCGACCCGACGCTGCCCGAGGGCTTCACCCACCGGGCCTTCGAGCCCGGCCGCGACGACGACGCGCTGCTGGCGGTCAACGCCGCCGCCTTCGCCACCCACCCCGAGCAGGGCGACCTCGACGCCGCGGGTCTGGCCGAGCGGATGGAGCAGCCGTGGTTCGAGGCCGAGGGGCTGATCCTGGTGGAGGCGGTGGCGGACGGCGCCACCGCCGGGCACGGCCTCGCGGGATTCCACTGGACCAAGGTCGACCCCCCGGACGGTGACGTCGGTGAGGTCTACGTCGTCGGCGTGCACCCCGACCTGCACGGCCGCGGGCTCGGCGGGCCGCTCACCCGGCTCGGCCTGGCGCACCTGGCGCGACGGGGCGTGCGTGAGGTCGAGCTGTACGTCGAGGGCGACAACCACCCGGCCCTGGCGACGTACCGACGGGTGGGCTTCGAGCGCAAGGCCGTCCACGTCATGTACTCACCCGTGGTTCACGACACCGTGGGATGA
- a CDS encoding response regulator transcription factor produces MGHLLLLTHDLAPSDRVVPALGLLGHRVRTLPPDASALLDSPDADVVLVDARRDLVQARALCRVIRATGTSRPVIAVLTEGGLAAVNADWHVEDVLLDTAGPAEVEARLRLATTRTTAPEEEDGRIVAGDLIIDEGSYSARLGSQVLNLTYKEFELLKHLAMHPGRVFTRDQLLHEVWGYDYYGGSRTVDVHVRRLRAKLGSEHEQLIGTVRNVGYRFVPARDEGVGSTEGAGVPA; encoded by the coding sequence ATGGGCCACCTCCTGCTCCTGACGCACGACCTGGCGCCCAGCGACCGCGTCGTGCCGGCGCTGGGCCTGCTCGGGCACCGGGTGCGCACGCTGCCCCCGGACGCGTCCGCCCTCCTGGACTCCCCCGACGCCGACGTCGTGCTCGTCGACGCCCGCCGGGACCTGGTGCAGGCGCGCGCGCTGTGCCGGGTCATCCGCGCCACGGGCACCTCGCGGCCGGTCATCGCCGTGCTCACCGAGGGCGGTCTGGCCGCGGTCAACGCCGACTGGCACGTCGAGGACGTCCTGCTCGACACCGCCGGTCCGGCCGAGGTCGAGGCCCGGCTGCGCCTGGCGACGACCCGCACGACCGCCCCCGAGGAGGAGGACGGCCGTATCGTCGCAGGGGACCTCATCATCGACGAGGGGAGCTACTCGGCCCGGCTCGGGTCGCAGGTACTCAACCTCACCTACAAGGAGTTCGAGTTGCTCAAGCACCTCGCCATGCACCCCGGTCGGGTCTTCACCCGCGACCAGCTCCTCCACGAGGTGTGGGGCTACGACTACTACGGCGGCAGCCGCACCGTCGACGTCCACGTCCGGCGGCTGCGGGCGAAGCTCGGCAGCGAGCACGAGCAGCTCATCGGCACCGTGCGCAACGTCGGCTACCGCTTCGTCCCCGCCCGCGACGAGGGCGTCGGGTCGACCGAGGGAGCGGGGGTGCCGGCATGA
- a CDS encoding FABP family protein: MFTLDPTIHPDIAPLAWLVGRWEGAGVLGYPTIESANFGQEIIVSHDERPFLRWESRSWILDEQGNKVRPAGTELGFWRPGGEGEVELLLTHPTGIIEMYFGTIEPGRIEMATDGVIRSPHAKEYTSAKRMYGLVNSNLMWVMDMAAAGEPMTSHLSAELKRVE, from the coding sequence GTGTTCACTCTCGACCCCACGATCCACCCGGACATCGCCCCTCTCGCCTGGCTCGTCGGCCGCTGGGAGGGTGCCGGTGTCCTCGGCTACCCGACGATCGAGTCGGCCAACTTCGGGCAGGAAATCATCGTCAGCCACGACGAGCGCCCCTTCCTGCGCTGGGAGAGCCGCTCGTGGATCCTGGACGAGCAGGGCAACAAGGTCCGCCCCGCGGGCACCGAGCTCGGCTTCTGGCGCCCCGGCGGCGAGGGCGAGGTCGAGCTGCTGCTGACCCACCCCACCGGGATCATCGAGATGTACTTCGGCACCATCGAGCCCGGCCGGATCGAGATGGCCACCGACGGCGTCATCCGCAGCCCGCACGCCAAGGAGTACACGTCGGCGAAGCGCATGTACGGCCTGGTCAACTCCAACCTCATGTGGGTCATGGACATGGCCGCCGCCGGCGAGCCGATGACCAGCCACCTCTCCGCGGAGCTCAAGCGCGTCGAGTGA
- a CDS encoding LCP family protein yields the protein MLEEFDDAADSSDAPRRRRRRGMSRGRRVLVSLLAVVLLVCIGAGGYGWFVSSKVDRGLTHENLLGDSQDETTTSEGTKLVDDAGDNYLVIGSDARPGETDSRADVIQLVHVDEDHDNVWIIHFPRDLFVPIPGHGEDKINAAYAYGQSPLLVQTIQDLVGVKIDHVAKTDFEGFKQLTDALGGVTVDNTQPGPDYPAGPVQLDGDQALDYVRERKQLAEGDISRGQRQQAWLKAIMRETLDPSVLLNPGRLNGVIEAGTEHTVVDEGLTGNVIRREAIQLRSVRGGDIHFLTAPFSGYGTTAEGASIDILDERGMAALSDALRTDDLQSYADSTSG from the coding sequence ATGCTCGAAGAATTCGATGACGCCGCGGACTCCTCCGACGCTCCGCGACGCCGGCGTCGCCGCGGGATGAGCCGCGGCCGCCGCGTGCTGGTCTCACTGCTCGCCGTGGTCCTGCTCGTGTGCATCGGCGCCGGCGGGTACGGATGGTTCGTCAGCAGCAAGGTCGACCGTGGTCTCACCCACGAGAACCTCCTCGGCGACAGCCAGGACGAGACGACGACGAGCGAGGGCACCAAGCTCGTCGACGACGCCGGTGACAACTACCTCGTCATCGGCTCCGACGCCCGGCCCGGCGAGACGGACAGCCGGGCCGACGTCATCCAGCTGGTCCACGTCGACGAGGACCACGACAACGTCTGGATCATCCATTTCCCCCGCGACCTCTTCGTGCCGATCCCGGGCCACGGCGAGGACAAGATCAACGCCGCCTACGCCTACGGTCAGTCACCGCTGCTGGTGCAGACCATCCAGGACCTCGTCGGGGTGAAGATCGACCACGTCGCCAAGACGGATTTCGAGGGCTTCAAGCAGCTGACCGACGCCCTCGGCGGGGTCACGGTCGACAACACCCAGCCCGGCCCGGACTACCCCGCGGGCCCGGTGCAGCTCGACGGCGACCAGGCCCTGGACTACGTCCGCGAGCGCAAGCAGCTCGCGGAGGGTGACATCTCGCGCGGCCAGCGCCAGCAGGCCTGGCTCAAGGCGATCATGCGCGAGACCCTGGACCCGTCGGTGCTGCTCAACCCCGGACGGCTGAACGGCGTCATCGAGGCCGGCACCGAGCACACCGTCGTCGACGAGGGCCTCACCGGCAATGTCATCCGTCGCGAGGCGATCCAGCTGCGCTCGGTCCGCGGCGGCGACATCCACTTCCTCACCGCGCCGTTCAGCGGCTACGGCACGACCGCCGAGGGCGCCTCCATCGACATCCTCGACGAGAGGGGCATGGCCGCCCTCAGCGACGCCCTGCGCACCGACGACCTCCAGTCCTACGCCGACTCCACCAGCGGCTGA
- a CDS encoding Fur family transcriptional regulator, translated as MDDPGEVLRRHGLRMTEQRRRVLGALTRRSHLTPDAIAALVATDGGPELPPSTIYRTLDALEEVGLVEHTHLDHRAPTYHRAGRHGHLHLRCRDCGRVTEVDPALATPFADVVRGTTGFVADLTHMAIHGRCADCAGDTDTEGGA; from the coding sequence ATGGACGATCCGGGTGAGGTGTTGCGCCGCCACGGTCTGCGCATGACCGAGCAGCGGCGTCGCGTGCTGGGTGCGTTGACCCGGCGATCGCACCTGACTCCCGACGCCATCGCCGCCCTCGTGGCGACGGACGGGGGACCTGAGTTGCCCCCGTCGACCATCTACCGCACCCTCGACGCCCTCGAGGAGGTCGGTCTCGTCGAGCACACGCACCTCGACCACCGCGCGCCGACCTACCACCGCGCGGGTCGACACGGCCACCTGCACCTGCGTTGCCGCGACTGCGGGCGGGTGACCGAGGTTGACCCGGCCCTGGCGACCCCCTTCGCCGATGTCGTGCGCGGCACCACCGGCTTCGTCGCCGACCTGACCCACATGGCCATCCACGGTCGCTGCGCGGACTGCGCCGGCGACACCGACACCGAAGGAGGGGCATGA
- a CDS encoding folate-binding protein produces the protein MTASPLLQAPGAVVGEGLDAGVAAHYGDPMREQRLLSEGLAVVDLSHRGVVTVSGPDRLSWLHSLTSQQLTDLPPRTSAESLVLSPKGKVEHALHVVDDGERTWLTVEPGTAPDLAAWLDSMRFMLRVEVEDVSDRYAVLGESVDREGREGEPPTWLDPWPRVVGDTATYGPPPEEHPGSARRWREVIVPVEEVTAAVGDRELAGTWAAEALRVAAWRPRLGAETDHRTIAHEVDWLRTAVHLHKGCYRGQETIARVHNLGRPPRRIAFLHLDGSGHVLPDVGAEIRLGEKAVGRITSRARHHEDGPIALAVLKRNTDSGADLLVDGDIAAAQTEIVPR, from the coding sequence ATGACTGCCTCACCACTGCTCCAGGCACCCGGCGCCGTCGTCGGCGAGGGACTCGACGCGGGCGTCGCCGCCCACTACGGCGACCCGATGCGCGAGCAGCGACTGCTCTCCGAGGGCCTCGCCGTCGTCGACCTCTCCCACCGCGGGGTCGTCACCGTCTCCGGGCCGGACCGCCTGTCCTGGCTGCACTCGCTGACCTCCCAGCAGCTGACCGACCTGCCGCCGCGCACCTCGGCCGAGTCACTCGTCCTCAGCCCCAAGGGCAAGGTCGAGCATGCGCTGCATGTCGTCGACGACGGCGAGCGGACCTGGCTGACGGTCGAGCCGGGCACGGCGCCCGACCTCGCCGCCTGGCTGGACTCGATGCGCTTCATGCTGCGGGTGGAGGTCGAGGACGTCAGCGACCGGTACGCGGTCCTCGGCGAGAGCGTCGACCGCGAGGGCCGCGAAGGGGAGCCGCCGACGTGGCTGGACCCGTGGCCCCGGGTGGTCGGGGACACCGCGACGTACGGTCCCCCACCCGAGGAGCACCCCGGCAGTGCGCGGCGCTGGCGTGAGGTGATCGTGCCGGTCGAGGAGGTGACCGCCGCGGTCGGCGACCGTGAGCTCGCCGGGACGTGGGCGGCGGAGGCCCTGCGGGTCGCTGCCTGGCGTCCGCGCCTCGGCGCCGAGACCGACCACCGCACGATCGCCCACGAGGTCGACTGGCTGCGCACCGCCGTGCACCTGCACAAGGGCTGCTACCGCGGCCAGGAGACGATCGCGCGGGTGCACAACCTCGGTCGCCCGCCCCGGCGGATCGCCTTCCTGCACCTCGACGGCTCGGGGCACGTGCTGCCGGACGTCGGCGCCGAGATCCGGTTGGGGGAGAAGGCCGTCGGGCGGATCACCTCCCGCGCCCGCCACCACGAGGACGGGCCGATCGCGCTGGCGGTGCTCAAGCGCAACACCGACTCGGGCGCCGACCTGCTCGTCGACGGGGACATCGCCGCCGCGCAGACGGAGATCGTCCCCCGCTGA
- a CDS encoding helix-turn-helix transcriptional regulator: MSKNPLDALPGNLGNNLGEYLREQRQLAKLSVRQLSALAGVSNPYLSQIERGVKRPSADILQQIAKGLSISAETLYVQAGLLDPKDAAAEAAANTRSAIRSDPALTPRQRQTLLEIYESFVGTDRSRTKDTAPKKPTPTKGATSGTKTTATRTATKKKAATKATTRTGGTTSSARTKSSPKASGSTHSKSTPRRDS; this comes from the coding sequence ATGTCCAAGAATCCGCTCGACGCCCTCCCGGGCAACCTGGGCAACAACCTGGGCGAGTACCTCCGGGAGCAGCGCCAGCTCGCGAAGCTCTCGGTGCGGCAGTTGTCTGCGCTGGCCGGGGTCTCCAACCCCTACCTGTCGCAGATCGAGCGGGGCGTGAAGCGGCCGAGCGCGGACATCCTCCAGCAGATCGCCAAGGGACTGTCGATCTCCGCGGAGACCCTCTACGTCCAGGCCGGTCTGCTCGACCCCAAGGACGCCGCGGCCGAGGCCGCGGCCAACACCCGCTCGGCGATCCGCTCCGATCCGGCGCTCACGCCGCGGCAGCGGCAGACCCTGCTGGAGATCTACGAGTCGTTCGTCGGCACCGACCGGTCCCGCACGAAGGACACCGCCCCGAAGAAGCCCACCCCCACCAAGGGCGCGACCTCGGGCACCAAGACCACCGCCACCCGAACGGCCACGAAGAAGAAGGCCGCGACGAAGGCCACCACGAGGACCGGCGGCACCACGTCGTCGGCCCGCACGAAGAGCTCGCCGAAGGCGTCGGGCTCGACACACTCGAAGTCCACCCCAAGGAGAGACTCATGA